The following DNA comes from bacterium.
CGCGCATCCTTCCCCCTACCGGTACACGTTCTCGATTATCCGCGGGTACTCGGAATCCGCGGTTCCCAGCATCATCCACAGCGCCGCGACGAAGTCGTCCCGGGAGAGGGATGTCGCGGGGAACTCCGCCTCCAGCTCCACATTGTTGTAGTCGTTGATCACCGCTTTGACCATGTAGTTCTCGAGGCCGATGCGCAGCAGGACTCCGGCCAGGTCGCCAAGATCCCCGTGGCTGTGCTCGGGGATGGAGACCAGGACCGACTGGAAGCAGATGAACCCGTCACAGAGGTAGAGGGTGCAGGGGATGGCGCCCATGTTGTCCCCGGTGGTGCTTATGTACCAGGTGTTCGGCTCGGACGGGCAGAAAAAACAAGATTACGATCAGCCGCATCTTCCACGCCTCCTTGAGTGGGCGCATTCATTATAAACGGACCGGACGCGTTTCGGTCAAGTCGAATAAAAAAAGGGGCCCGGGCCCCTCTTTTTTTTTACTTAGTCTCGGGGGCCGGTTGCTCCCCGCTCGTCGCCGGCGCGGATCCCTCGTTCACGATGGGCGCCGCCTCGGGGGCCTTCTGAGTCTGTTCGGTCCCGCCGCTCGGCAAGGCGGCCTCCTCCCGCTTGGGCGAGGAGTAGAGAAAGGCCAGCAGCAGGGAGATGACCATGTAGCTTATCGCCATCCAGCGGGTGAGCTTGGAGAGGAAGGTCGCCGCCCCGCGCTGCCCCAGAATTGTTTGGGTTCCCGCACCGCCGAAGGCTCCGGACAACCCGCCGCCCTTGCCGGCCTGCAGGAGGACGGATAACGCTAGGCCGATGCACAGGAGGATGTGGATTACGATGACTACGTTGACGATGATCAAAGGGGCCGACCTCCTCTACCCTTTCGCGAGGCGGGCGAAGTTTAGCAGAAGGGTGCTCCCCGCGTCAAGGTTCAACGGCGGTCATGGCATCGAGGAGACTCTTGAACCTGTCCGCCCCCTCCTCGTCGCCCAGTATCAGGCTCTCCGCGTAGAGGGCGTAGATGTCCGGGGTGCCGGCCGTTCCTTCCTCGAGCCGCCTGCGGGCGTAGAGAGCCGCGCGGCCGTAGAGGCCGTAGAAGATGCAGCGGCCGACCAGGACGTCGGAGGGTGACGGATCCCGGGCGAGGGCGGTCCAGGTGGCGGCGGCGTCCTTCGCCACGCTCCAGCGCTGGGGGATGAAGGGGGAGAACCACCCGGCGCGGACTGCCGCCGCGGCGGCCCGGGGGGCGTATCCCGCCGCTGAAGCCGCCTCGGCGAACACGTCCAGCCGGCCGAGGAGGAAATCGGTGGCGGCGCGCTCGTATTTGTGCGGGCCCTCGGGCCGGGGCTTGAACCGCAGGACTTCCCAGCGCGTACGGGTCAGGGTTTGCCGGCCCAGGTCGGGATTCCCCGTCGCGATGTAGGCCTCGATGGGACGCCAGACCTCGACGAGACCCAGGGGGACGAACCCGTCACGGTCCTCCTTCAGGGCCAGGGAAAG
Coding sequences within:
- the secG gene encoding preprotein translocase subunit SecG, with the translated sequence MIIVNVVIVIHILLCIGLALSVLLQAGKGGGLSGAFGGAGTQTILGQRGAATFLSKLTRWMAISYMVISLLLAFLYSSPKREEAALPSGGTEQTQKAPEAAPIVNEGSAPATSGEQPAPETK